In one Vanessa tameamea isolate UH-Manoa-2023 chromosome 12, ilVanTame1 primary haplotype, whole genome shotgun sequence genomic region, the following are encoded:
- the LOC135193555 gene encoding acyl-CoA Delta-9 desaturase-like produces MSHNDNNEVTDSCGMKPESEINDNKNIIMTKKIGTDYSYKHKIVWKNAIGFMFLHTLALWGLWLFATGSIKFTTYLWTAILMFISTEGVTIGAHRLFAHKSFKATPLLKAILLIFQTMAGQNSVFIWCRDHRLHHRYSDTDGDPHNSKRGFFFCHIGWLMYKKHPYVKDLGRRIDMKDLEADWMVIFQKKYYYYLYFVFAIIIPVALPYYYLGESFKNSLLVCYFFRYLFQLNGTWLVNSAAHLYGTRPYDKKLQPVESWFVSLISLGEGWHNYHHTFPWDYKAAELTMHFNQSANFIRIFEKLGLAYDLKTASPEMVARRIIKTGDGTHYALGNEKDRNAVTAIGILHPLNPSYNAVYEAPDAILEDKGLPLYHENDVIDQNVLKRKIVAG; encoded by the exons ATGTCTCATAACGATAATAACGAAGTGACCGATAGCTGTGGCATGAAACCTGAGTCTGAGATcaatgataacaaaaatataattatgacaaaaaaaattggaaCTGATTAttcgtataaacataaaatagtgTGGAAAAATGCTATTGGATTTATGTTCTTACATACCTTGGCTTTGTGGGGTCTATGGTTATTCGCTACTGGAAGCATCAAATTTACAACGTATTTATGGA CTGCAATCCTGATGTTTATCAGTACGGAAGGTGTAACAATAGGAGCTCATAGGCTATTTGCACATAAATCATTTAAGGCAACACCGCTTCTGAAagccattttattaatatttcaaacgatGGCTGGGCag AACTCCGTTTTTATCTGGTGCCGCGATCATCGTCTGCATCATCGCTATTCGGATACCGATGGTGATCCGCACAACTCTAAAAGAGGATTTTTCTTTTGTCACATCGGTTGGTTGATGTACAAAAAACATCCGTATGTTAAGGATCTAGGGCGAAGAATCGATATGAAAGATCTTGAAGCTGATTGGATGGtaattttccaaaaaaa gtattattactatttgtattttgtatttgctATAATAATTCCCGTTGCCTTGCCGTATTATTATTTGGGAGAATCATTTAAGAATTCTCTTCTAGTTTGCTATTTCTTccgttatttatttcaattaaatggaACATGGCTAGTCAACAGTGCAGCTCATCTTTATGGAACAAGACCATATGACAA GAAATTACAACCTGTCGAATCGTGGTTCGTCTCTTTAATAAGTCTTGGTGAAGGCTGGCACAACTATCATCACACTTTCCCTTGGGACTATAAAGCAGCTGAACTGACAATGCATTTCAATCAGTCTgcaaattttataagaattttcgAAAAGTTAGGATTGGCTTACGACCTAAAAACGGCATCACCAGAAATG GTGGCTAGACGAATCATCAAAACAGGAGATGGAACCCACTATGCACTCGGGAATGAAAAAGATAGAAATGCAGTTACAGCTATCGGAATCCTGCACCCCCTGAATCCATCCTACAATGCCGTATATGAAGCACCCGATGCAATTTTAGAAGATAAAGGATTACCGTTGTACCACGAAAATGATGTTATTGACCAAAATGTACTTAAGAGAAAAATTGTTGCTGGTTGA